CAAGGACATCGCCAGCAAGTCGGTTTGCGGTCCCTTGCCGAGCTCCATGGCGTTCACGCCGTGCAGCGCGAACTGCACGGTGAGGTCGTCCATGTAGGGCGTAATGCGGATCTCGCTGCCGGCGTCGATCAGGTCGTCGGTGAGTTTGTGCGGAAAGACGAAATTGCGCCCGCCCATCTCCACGCTGACGCTGTCCGCTTCGTGATAGGCGCTGTCGGCGAGCAACAACGACCACGTGCGGCCGGCATACGCCTTCACCGGAACGCGCTCGTTGAACTCACGCACCCACGCCGGCACATCCTTGCGGTAGTACGTGCTGGTGAGAAAGCGTCCGTCGATCGAATACCAATACACGTCGCTCTTCGACTTGCCGATCGGCAGAATCGCGCCGCGATCCTTCATCGAGACCGACAGCGTTTTCGTCTTACCGTTGGCGCTCTTCAGCCAGTCGGCGAGCGTCGTGCCGACGAAGCGCGCCGGCGAGGCGCCGGTGCCGTAGCCGCCGGCCACCAGCGGAAACGCTTTGTCCTCGACGCCGACGCGGTTGAGCATGATCCCCGTCGACCGCGGGAAGCGGCCCGAGAGCAGCGTGGCATGCCCCGGGGCGGTTTCCGTGATGGCGTGATCATGATGCGCGTTGTCGAATCGTGCGCCACTCCGCGCCAGGCGTGCCAGTCCACCGGTAAGCTGACCGGGATAGCGGTCGAGATAGTCGGCGCGGAACTGGTCGATCGTGATCAGTACGACCAGCGACGGCGTGACTACTTGCGGCACGACCGGCGTGATCGCTTGCGGGACCGTCGCCGCGGACGGCGTCGGTCCGGAGAGGCAGGCCAGCGCGAGCGCTGCGGGCACCACGAGAGACAGTCGCATCATGGGGGCGAATGTGGAGCAGCGAGTGGGACAGGGCAAGCCGCGGAGCCCTCCAGACGTCCCATGGCGCGAACGCACGGCTCGCACGATACTGGTGCGAGCCTGGAGCAGTGCCCATCCGCTGAACGGGCGGCGCGGGCCCGAGCCGGGCCACTGTCGACCGATACCCCTGACGAGCAACCGAGTGCCTCTCCCGACGATGGAACCAGCGTGACGACCACGGTGAAGCGGGCCGACGCCGGTACGCGCGTAGTCGTGCGCGCCGTCGTGTACTACATCGTCCTCATCGGCGGTGCGACGCTGCTGTGGCGCTTTCTGCCGCACGGGTCGGCCGCGATCCCGGCGTCACTCGAAGCGTTGCTGGGCACCGGCACCGAGCCGGATCCGCGCGTCGCGACGCCGCTCGACGAAGTCACGCTGGCCCTGACGGTCGCGGTGGCGATGGCGGCGGCCGTGCTGCTGTCGCTGCCGGTGGCGTGGGTGTACCTGCTCACGCGGGCCAAGCGCGGCTATCAGCAGTCGGTGGTGCAACTGCTGGTCATTCTGCCCACGGTGGTAGCGGGCATCGTGTTGCTCGTGAAGTACTCGCTGGCGCTGGCCTTCAGCCTCGCCGGCATCGTGGCGGCGGTCCGCTTTCGCAACACACTCGACGACAGCAAAGACGCCGTCTACGTGTTTCTCGCCACCGCGATCGGCCTGTCGTCGGCGGTGAACCTGCCGGTGGCGGCCGTGCTGTCGATCGGCTTCAATGCGGTCACGTTGATTCTGTGGTACACCGACTTCGGCAGCGCGCCGGTCGAGATGGATGGGCGCATCGCGGAGCAGCGGCTCCGTCGCGCCAAGAACCTGTCGCGCACCGGCACGTTCGTGGCGCGCGTGGACGACGAGGTGCTCAAGAACATGACCCGCGAGCAACTCGAGGGCATCGCCGAGCGGGCCTGGAAGCGTGCGCAGGCCAACAATCATACGGGCGAGATGCAGGCGGTCGTCGAAGAGCGCATTCTCCGGGTGCAGACCGAGAATGCCACGGCGCTGCGACGGGTGCTCGAGCCACGTTTGCAGGAGTTCACCAAGTCGTGGCGCTTCGGCAGCATGGAATCGACCGATGGCGTGTCGGTGCTCGAGTATCGGATTCAGCTGCGCAAGAAAACCGGACCCGAGGAACTGCTCGCGCTCGTGCGCGCGGCGGGGTCCACGCAGGTCGCCAGCGCGGAAGTGGTATGACCACCTTGTCAGGGAGCCAGGCACTCATGATTCGCACGACGCTTCGTTTCACGTCTCGCCTGATGCGCGTCGCCGCCACGCTGATGCTGGTGGCCGGTGCTTCCGCGGCACAGGCGCAGGACGCCGGCAAGAAGCCCAAGAAGCCCAAGGAGCCGAAGACGGCTGCTGACAGTCTCAAGGTGGCCGGACCGCCCAAGCCCAAGAAGATGCCGGCGCCGCCGATGTTCGCGAGCGAGAAGCCGCTCGAACTCACGCTGACGACGAACATCAAGCAGATCAAGAAGGACAAGTCGGCTGACGCGCCATGGCGCACGGCGACGATCGCCTACACGGGCGAGGACGGCAAGGCGGTCACGGTGCCGGTGCGCGTGAAGACACGCGGCATCTGGCGTCTCAAGCATTGCGATTATCCGCCCATTCGCATCAAAGTGGCGGACAAGGCGGGCAAGGGTACGCTGCTGGAGGATCTCGACGAGCCGAAGCTGGTCACGTACTGCCGCAATCTCGACACGTACGAGCAGTACGTGGTGCAGGAGGCGCAGCTGTATCGCATCAACCGGCTCGTCACCGACGTGAGTCACAAGGTACGGCTCGTGCGCCTGTCGTACGCCGACAGCGCCAGCGGTAAGGTGGAGGTCACGCGGTACTCGTTCCTCATCGAGGATCCGGCGCATGTAGCGCGTCGGATGAACGGGGTCATCCTCGATCGGAAGGGCGCCACCGCCGACGATCTCGACCCCGACATCTCCGCGCTCGCGTTCACCTTTCAGTACTTCATCGGCAATACCGATTTCTCCTTTGGTGGACTCCACAACGGCGAAGTGATCGCGCTGGCCGATGGCCGCAACCTCCCGGTGTCGTATGACTTCGACTTCGCCGGCGCGATCGATGCGACCTACGCCGGGGTCGATCCGCAAATGAAAGTGACGCGCGTGCGTGACCGGCAGTTCCGCGGCTACTGCGCGCATCAGGCGGCGTATCCGAAAGCGTTCGAGCAGTTCGTCGCCAAGAAGGACGCGATCTATGCGCTGTATCGTGATGAGATCGGCCTGCTGATTTCGCCCAATAAGGTAAAGAGCGCGCTGGGCTACTACGACGATTTCTACGAGAGCATCAAGACGCCGAAAGACGCGCAGCGCGACCTGTTCGCCACCTGCGTCAAGTAGCGTCGGAATCGGTCGCAGTCGCGAGCACGAGCACGAATTCCGCCCCTCCGCCCTCGCGTGCGCGATATCGCACGTCGCCGCGCTGGGCCCGGGCGAATGTGCGCGCGATCGACAGCCCCACTCCCATACGCTCCTGCTGCGGATCGAGCGGCGATGCCCGTCGGTTGAGCGGAGCGAAGATCCGCTCCACGTCGGCGTCGTTCAGGCCGGGGCCGCGGTCAGCCACGACGATCTCCGTGAGATGCGTACCCGGCCGCACGGTCACCTCGATTGGCGTTCCCGGCGGGGAATAGCGCGCGGCATTCTGCAGCAGATTGCCGAGCACTTGCAGCGCCAGCGTGAAATCGCAGCGCACGGCGAACGGCCCGTCGGCAGACAGGGTCACGCGCACGTCGCGCGACACCAGCAAGGCTTCCGAGGATCGCAGTGCGGTCTGCACCAGCGCATCGGCCTCATGGCGCGCCATCTCGAGCGGGGATCCAGCGCCGGAATTGGCGAACCGCTGCAGTGTCTGAATGAACTCGCCCAGACGCTCGGCCTGATCGCGGACCCGCGGCATCGCCGCCTCTGGCGTGAACGCGGACTCGGGGTCCGACAGCAGCGCGAGCGTGGCCACCGGTGAGCGTAGGTCGTGCGAGAGTGACAACAGCAGCGCGTTCTTGAGACGATCGGCGTCACGCAGTACCCGCGCCGCCGACACTTCCCGCTCCAGCTGTACGCGGGCATCGCTCAGGCGCGCCACCTCCTCCGATCGCTCGTTCGCCACTCGCACCGCGCGCTGGAGGCCGGCGAAGAGCTGCGAAATCATGACGCCCGTGATCAGAAACCCGATCAGGATCAACACGTCGAGGTGACGCTCGGTCCCGAATCCGAAGCGCGGCGGCACAAACAGCACGTCGACGGCGATGTAGCCTAGCGCGACCATAGCGAGAGAGAGCCAGCGACCGCCCTGCCGGCTCGCCCCGATAATGAGGAGCAGATACACCAGCACGCCGTGCGACGTGCGGAGCTCCGGCAGCTCGTCGAGACGGATGAAGAACAGGGTGACGACGGCGTAGAGGCCTAGCCAGGTCACCCACGCACGTACCGTCGACGGCATGACGGTTCGCCTAGCCGGGGCCGACGAACCGATAGCCTACGCCCGGCTCGGTAATGATCAGGCGCGGCACCGACGGATCGGGTTCGACCTTTCGTCGCAAGTGCGTCATGTGCACGCGCACGTGGGTGGCGAAGTCGCCGAACTCGCGATCCCATACCAGATCCCACAGCTCACGCGGCGAGAGGGCGCGCCCGGGATGCAGGACCAGCGCGCGCAGCAGCGCCCATTCGGTTGGCGTGAGTCGCTGCGGCACCCCGTGCCGGACCACGCGCTGAGCGACCAAGTCGATCTCCACGCCGTCCGTGGTAATGCGCGCCCACGAGCGAACCGCCAATGACGTCGCGGAACGCCGAATCTGTCCGCGCACACGGGCCAGGAGCTCGCTGGCACCGCAAGGCTTGATGATGAAATCGTCGGCGCCGGCGTCGAGGAGCGCCACCTTTTCCTCCTCCTCCGCCCGACCGGACAGCACGATGATCGGGACGTCGGTGATGCCGCGCAGCCGGAGGAGCAAGTCGGCACCGTCTCCATCCGGCAGCCCGAGATCCAACAACACCAGATCCGGCGCCTTGAGAGTGCACTCGCGCACGGCGTCGGAGAGCGTCGACGCCGTGCGCACCGAACGGCAGATCGTGCCGAGGGTATGGACAAGCACGTCCCGGAGATCCACGTCATCTTCGACGACGAGGATCGACTCCGGGTCCGGCCCTTCCGTGAAAAGTACGGGCGACATGTCCGAATGCTAACGCGAGATTTCGGACACCGTCAGCACCCGGCCTTCAATCAGGCTTCGAGCGTGCTGATATCGATGACGAAGCGATACTTCACATCCGACTTGAGCATGCGCTCGTAGGCCTCATTGATGGCCGACGCGGCGACGACTTCGATGTCGGCCACGATGTTGTGCGCGGCGCAGAAATCGAGCATCTCCTGCGTTTCCGGAATGCCCCCGATGAGCGAACCGGCCAGCTTCTTCCGCTTCATGATGAACGAGAACGCGCCAGGGTAGTGGTGCGGCTGGGGCGAGCCACCCAGCAGGCAGAGCGCGCCGTCGCGACGGAGCAGGGCGAACTCGGGCTCGAGGTCATGCGAGGTGCCGACGGTATCGATGATCAGGTCGAGCGAATTGGCAATTGCCTTCATCGCCGCCGGATCATTCGAGATCACCACTTCGTGAGCGCCGAGGCGCTTGGCGTCGTCGATCTTGGAGGGGGAGGTCGTGAGCACGACGACGTGCGCACCCATCGCCGCGGCCAGCTTCACGGCCATGTGGCCAAGGCCACCGATGCCGACGACGCCGACCCGGCTGCCCGGGCCGACCTTCCAGTGGCGGAGCGGCGAGAAGGTGGTAATGCCGGCGCAGAGCAACGGCGCGGCACCGGCCGGGTCCATGCCCTCGGGAATGCGCAGCACGTAGCGGTCGTCGACCACGATCGCGTTCGAGTATCCACCCTGGGTGGGCAGGCCCGTCTGCTTCTCAACGCCACCGTACGTGCCCGTCATGCCGACTTCGCAATACTGCTCCAGCCCTTCCTCGCAGGACGGGCAGGTGCGGCAGCTGTCCACCATGCAGCCCACGCCCACCATATCGCCCGCCTTCCAACGCGTGACTTCAGCGCCGGTCGAAACGACCCGCCCCACGATTTCGTGCCCCGGCACCTGCGGGTACGCGATCGGGCCCCATTCGCCACGGACCGTATGGAGATCAGAGTGACAGATCCCGCAGAACAGGATCTGGATCTGCACATCACGCGGGCCGGGCGTGCGGCGTTCGAAGCTCCACGGACCGAGTGGAGCGACCGCGCTGAACGCGGCAAAACCGAGAGTTTGAGTCATTCGCTAAACGTGTAGGGGGAGTCGTACGTTTTCAAAGGTGAACTTGCAGCATTCCCTCCACCGTTCCCTTCATGTCCCGAATTCGTTCCCTTTCCTGGTTGGCTGGAAGCGTGCTCATGGGTGCCCAGACGCTGGGAGCTCAGGCGCTCGATTCCGCCGCCGTTGCCGGTATGCGCTGGCGTACGGTTGGCCCCGCCAACTTCATGGGCCGCATGTCCGACGTGGTCGGTATTCCCGGCCCCTCCAAAACTCTTTTCGCCGCGGCGGCCGGTGGTGGTATCTGGAAGACCACCAACAACGGCACCACGTGGCGCCCGGTATTCGACGACAAGCGCGTGATTTCGATGGGCATGCTCGCCATCGCGCCGTCGGATACCCAGCAGGTCTGGGCCGGCACGGGTGAGCCGAACTCTCGTAACTCGATCGAGCCGGGCGGCGGCATCTTCAAGTCCACCGACGGCGGCGTGACCTGGTCGGCCAAGGGACTCGAGAAGACCGAGCACATCGGCCGCATCGCCGTGCACCCGAGCAACCCGAACGTCGTGTTCGTGGCCGCCCTCGGCGCCGCGTGGCGTTCCAACCCGGAGCGTGGTCTGTACAAGACCACCGACGGCGGCACGTCGTGGCAGCTCGTGAAGTTCGTGAGCGACAAGGCCGGCATGATCGATGTCGCGATCAACCCGAAGGATCCGAACGTCGTGTTCGCCACCAGCTGGGAGCGGCGTCGCACGCCATACTCGCTGTTCAGCGGCGGTCCCGGTTCGGCGCTCTGGAAGAGCACCGATGGCGGCACCACCTGGGCCGAAGTGAAGGGCGGCGGATTCCCCGCCGGTCAGAAGGGGCGCATGACCATCGACATCAACGCAGCAAACCCGAGCGTGATGTACATGATGATCGAAGCGGCCGCCAACGCGACCGGCCCGATCGTCGGTGAGCGCAGCCCGAAGAACAACGGGCTCTGGAAGAGCACCGATGGCGGCGCCACGTGGACGCAGATGAACAACTACAACGTGCGTCCGTTCTACTACTCGCAGGTGCGCAGCGATCCGAAGAATCCGGACCGCGTGTACTTCTCGAGCACCGACCTGCAGCTGTCGGAAGACGGCGGCAAGACGAACCGCACCACGGCCAATGGCGTGCATATCGATACGCACGGCATCTGGATCGACCCGACCGATCCGGAGCGCTGGGCCGTAGCGAACGACGGCGGCATCGCCATCACGTTCGATAAGGGCGGCAACTTCGTGCAGGGACAGAACATTCCCGTCGCGCAGTTCTACGAAGTGGCCTACGACATGGCCGTGCCGTACAACATCTGCGGCGGCGCGCAGGACAACGGCACCTGGTGTGGCCCGAGCAAGCGTCGCACGCCTACCACGAGCCTCGGTTACTGGTTCACGATCGCCGGCGGCGACGGCTTCTACGCCGCGATGGACCCGACCGATCCGAACGTCGTGTACGGCGAGTCGCAGGGCGGCAATGTGTCGCGCGTGAACCTGAAGAGCGGTGAGCGCGTGGCCTTCGCCAAGCCCACCTGGCAGGCGCGCTACAAGCAGTGGGAAGATTCGATCGCGACCATTCGTGGTAACCCGCTGGCGGCGGCCACCAAGGCGCAGAACACGGCGATCGCGGCACTTCGCGGGCAGCAGGTGAAGGATTCCAGCGAGCTCACGATCCGCTACAACTGGAACGCGCCGTTCTTCATCTCGCCGCACAATCCGTCGGTGATCTACTTCGCCGGCAACAAGGTGCTGAAGTCGACGAAGCGTGGTGAAGATCTGCGCATCATCTCGCCCGACCTCTCGAAGAACCTCACCGCCAAGCTCGACACCGCGTTGCGTCTCACGGGCGGTATCACGCTCGACGCGACCGGCGCCGAGACCTACGGCACGATCGTGGCGCTCGAAGAGAGCCCGGCCAAGCCCGGCCTGCTCTACGCCGGCACCGACGACGGCAACGTGTGGAAGTCGTCGAACGACGGCGCCACGTGGGAGAATCTGTCGTCGCGCATTCAGGGACTGCCGAACGGCGGCGAAGTGTACGTCACACGGATCGAAGCGTCGAAGTTCGACACCAACGTCGTGTACGTGGCGTTCGACAATCACCGCTGGGGGGATTTCCGCCCGCATCTGTTCATGTCGAAGGACGGTGGCAAGTCGTTCTCGTCGATCGTGAACAACCTGCCCACCGGCGGCCCGGGTGACTTCCTGCACGTCGTGCGTGAAGATCCCATCAATCGCGACCTGTTGTACGTGGGCACGTCCATCGGCGTGTACGCGTCGATCGATCGCGGCGCCACCTGGTCGCGCTTCATGGCGAATCTGCCCAGCGTGCCGGTGTACGACCTGCAGATTCATCCGCGTGACCGCGAGCTGATCGCCGCCACGCATGGTCGCGGCTTCTGGATCGTGGACGTGGCCCCGCTGCAGGAGATGACGGCGGCCGTCGCGGCCAAGCCGGTGCATCTGTTCACGCCGAAGACCGGCTTCCAGTGGGGCGAGGAACCGCTGCGCGGCGCGAGCGGCAACGGCAACGCGCAGAATTTCTTCGTGACGCAGAACCCGGCCTACGGCGCCTCGATCTCGTATCGCATCACGACGCCGGGCTCCACGTCGGCGCGCATCAGCATCGTGGACGCCGGCGGTGACACGCTCACCACGCTCACCGGCCCGGGCGCACCCGGTTTGCACACGGTCACGTGGGCGTATGCCATCACGCCGCGCCCGGCCGGTCGCGCACCGCTGTCGGCCAGCGAGAAGCGTGATAGCATCCTGCGCGCGGTGCGTGCCCCGCAGGTGCTCGATTCGCTCACCAAGGCCAAGTACGACAGCGCGGCGATCGCGCAGGCGCGTGCCCTGATCAATCCGCCGGGACTCGGCAACGTGCCGTTCGGCGGCCGCGGTGGTGGTGGTGGTGGTGGACGTGGCGGTGCCGGTAGCTGCGAGCGTCCGCTCACGCAGTGGGAACCGTTCTGCGCCCGTCCGGCGGAAGCGGCGCCGCCGCGTGCCGGCGCCGCGCAGGCACCGGTCGTGAATCAGCCGGCTGCACCGAGCGAAGCCGTGAACAAGATCTTCTCGCTGATCGGTCTGCCCGCGCCGGCCCAGGGTGGTCGTGGCGGTGGTGGATTCGGCGGTTTCGGTGGTGGCGGCACCGCTGACACCGGTGACTACGGCATCGTGCTGCAGGTCGGCACGACGATCGTGAAGGGCAAGCTCCACGTCGAGAACAAGGGGGCGATGGGCGGTGGTTCGCCGTTCGGCCCGCAGGATGACGAAGACCGTAAGTAACGGCGAAGTAGGGAGTACGAAGTACGAAGTAGGGAGTACGGAGTACGGGGTGGGGCGTGTCCTTCGGGAC
This region of Gemmatimonas groenlandica genomic DNA includes:
- a CDS encoding alkaline phosphatase family protein, producing MMRLSLVVPAALALACLSGPTPSAATVPQAITPVVPQVVTPSLVVLITIDQFRADYLDRYPGQLTGGLARLARSGARFDNAHHDHAITETAPGHATLLSGRFPRSTGIMLNRVGVEDKAFPLVAGGYGTGASPARFVGTTLADWLKSANGKTKTLSVSMKDRGAILPIGKSKSDVYWYSIDGRFLTSTYYRKDVPAWVREFNERVPVKAYAGRTWSLLLADSAYHEADSVSVEMGGRNFVFPHKLTDDLIDAGSEIRITPYMDDLTVQFALHGVNAMELGKGPQTDLLAMSLSATDVIGHNYGPDSREMHDQVLRVDRTIGLFLDSLYKLRDSTKITIVVTADHGVGSIPEIAPASIQPRPLRVSLYDLMPATVARLQAKKLDTFAIDLDVQILLANRGAFRKQSDLDEIVNAFAEDARKVPGVARVDRFATLVADTLGDDIARRWAHQFPATAPIELVVTLTPYSTWGGNVASHGSPREYDTHVPLIFAGAGIKPGTHAQFVRTVDLAPTLAELLGVKPSERLDGVSLKDALLWPR
- a CDS encoding DUF4956 domain-containing protein, producing MTTTVKRADAGTRVVVRAVVYYIVLIGGATLLWRFLPHGSAAIPASLEALLGTGTEPDPRVATPLDEVTLALTVAVAMAAAVLLSLPVAWVYLLTRAKRGYQQSVVQLLVILPTVVAGIVLLVKYSLALAFSLAGIVAAVRFRNTLDDSKDAVYVFLATAIGLSSAVNLPVAAVLSIGFNAVTLILWYTDFGSAPVEMDGRIAEQRLRRAKNLSRTGTFVARVDDEVLKNMTREQLEGIAERAWKRAQANNHTGEMQAVVEERILRVQTENATALRRVLEPRLQEFTKSWRFGSMESTDGVSVLEYRIQLRKKTGPEELLALVRAAGSTQVASAEVV
- a CDS encoding sensor histidine kinase encodes the protein MPSTVRAWVTWLGLYAVVTLFFIRLDELPELRTSHGVLVYLLLIIGASRQGGRWLSLAMVALGYIAVDVLFVPPRFGFGTERHLDVLILIGFLITGVMISQLFAGLQRAVRVANERSEEVARLSDARVQLEREVSAARVLRDADRLKNALLLSLSHDLRSPVATLALLSDPESAFTPEAAMPRVRDQAERLGEFIQTLQRFANSGAGSPLEMARHEADALVQTALRSSEALLVSRDVRVTLSADGPFAVRCDFTLALQVLGNLLQNAARYSPPGTPIEVTVRPGTHLTEIVVADRGPGLNDADVERIFAPLNRRASPLDPQQERMGVGLSIARTFARAQRGDVRYRAREGGGAEFVLVLATATDSDAT
- a CDS encoding response regulator gives rise to the protein MSPVLFTEGPDPESILVVEDDVDLRDVLVHTLGTICRSVRTASTLSDAVRECTLKAPDLVLLDLGLPDGDGADLLLRLRGITDVPIIVLSGRAEEEEKVALLDAGADDFIIKPCGASELLARVRGQIRRSATSLAVRSWARITTDGVEIDLVAQRVVRHGVPQRLTPTEWALLRALVLHPGRALSPRELWDLVWDREFGDFATHVRVHMTHLRRKVEPDPSVPRLIITEPGVGYRFVGPG
- a CDS encoding NAD(P)-dependent alcohol dehydrogenase; protein product: MTQTLGFAAFSAVAPLGPWSFERRTPGPRDVQIQILFCGICHSDLHTVRGEWGPIAYPQVPGHEIVGRVVSTGAEVTRWKAGDMVGVGCMVDSCRTCPSCEEGLEQYCEVGMTGTYGGVEKQTGLPTQGGYSNAIVVDDRYVLRIPEGMDPAGAAPLLCAGITTFSPLRHWKVGPGSRVGVVGIGGLGHMAVKLAAAMGAHVVVLTTSPSKIDDAKRLGAHEVVISNDPAAMKAIANSLDLIIDTVGTSHDLEPEFALLRRDGALCLLGGSPQPHHYPGAFSFIMKRKKLAGSLIGGIPETQEMLDFCAAHNIVADIEVVAASAINEAYERMLKSDVKYRFVIDISTLEA
- a CDS encoding WD40/YVTN/BNR-like repeat-containing protein is translated as MSRIRSLSWLAGSVLMGAQTLGAQALDSAAVAGMRWRTVGPANFMGRMSDVVGIPGPSKTLFAAAAGGGIWKTTNNGTTWRPVFDDKRVISMGMLAIAPSDTQQVWAGTGEPNSRNSIEPGGGIFKSTDGGVTWSAKGLEKTEHIGRIAVHPSNPNVVFVAALGAAWRSNPERGLYKTTDGGTSWQLVKFVSDKAGMIDVAINPKDPNVVFATSWERRRTPYSLFSGGPGSALWKSTDGGTTWAEVKGGGFPAGQKGRMTIDINAANPSVMYMMIEAAANATGPIVGERSPKNNGLWKSTDGGATWTQMNNYNVRPFYYSQVRSDPKNPDRVYFSSTDLQLSEDGGKTNRTTANGVHIDTHGIWIDPTDPERWAVANDGGIAITFDKGGNFVQGQNIPVAQFYEVAYDMAVPYNICGGAQDNGTWCGPSKRRTPTTSLGYWFTIAGGDGFYAAMDPTDPNVVYGESQGGNVSRVNLKSGERVAFAKPTWQARYKQWEDSIATIRGNPLAAATKAQNTAIAALRGQQVKDSSELTIRYNWNAPFFISPHNPSVIYFAGNKVLKSTKRGEDLRIISPDLSKNLTAKLDTALRLTGGITLDATGAETYGTIVALEESPAKPGLLYAGTDDGNVWKSSNDGATWENLSSRIQGLPNGGEVYVTRIEASKFDTNVVYVAFDNHRWGDFRPHLFMSKDGGKSFSSIVNNLPTGGPGDFLHVVREDPINRDLLYVGTSIGVYASIDRGATWSRFMANLPSVPVYDLQIHPRDRELIAATHGRGFWIVDVAPLQEMTAAVAAKPVHLFTPKTGFQWGEEPLRGASGNGNAQNFFVTQNPAYGASISYRITTPGSTSARISIVDAGGDTLTTLTGPGAPGLHTVTWAYAITPRPAGRAPLSASEKRDSILRAVRAPQVLDSLTKAKYDSAAIAQARALINPPGLGNVPFGGRGGGGGGGRGGAGSCERPLTQWEPFCARPAEAAPPRAGAAQAPVVNQPAAPSEAVNKIFSLIGLPAPAQGGRGGGGFGGFGGGGTADTGDYGIVLQVGTTIVKGKLHVENKGAMGGGSPFGPQDDEDRK